In Pseudomonadales bacterium, the genomic stretch GCGACGGTTGCGCTGACCGCGGCGTGGTCGGGCACGCGCATATGACGCAACTGGTACAGTCCCGCCAGCAGCAGTGCCCGCAGATCCGCGTCGCGCGCCTTCAGCGGGCGTGCGAGCAGTTGCGCAAGCAGTGCGTCGAGTTCGAAAAAATGCCGGCACACACCGAAGGCGATTTCGCGTGCCAACGCACGCTCGCGACCCTCGAGCGCTCCGGTGAAGCGTCCCAGCGCTTCATCGAGTGTGCTGTTCGTGGCGATCACCGCTGCGATCGCACGTGCTGCGCATGTGCGTGGCACCTCAGTCGCCCGCTGCAGCGCCAAGGAGGGTTCCGGGACGAAACAGCGCGGCACGACCGTTCAGCAGCGCCGCCGCGTCCATTGCCCTGGCGCCCGCGAGTTGCAGATGTGTCAGCCGCAGCGCCCCGTCACCGCAGGCGACGACGATACCGTCGCGCTCTGCTGCAACGATCTCTCCGGGTTGTGCGACCGTGGTGGCAGCACACGGCTCTGCAAACCACACCCGCAGCACCTCGCCCGCGACCGTGGTCTGGCAGACGTTGGCGGGATTGAATGCCCGCACCCGGCGCGCCAGCACGGCTGCCGGAAGCTGCCAGTCGAGCACGGCCTCCTCGCGACGCAGCTTCGGTGCATGGCTTGCCAGCCGATCATCCTGCGGCTGTGGCGTGAGCCTGCCCGCGATCAGTTGCTCGAGTGTCTCCAGTATCGCGTCCCTGCCGATGCCTGCCAGACGCTCGCGCAGGCTGCCCCCGCTGTCGGCGTCGCTGATCGCGCACGCGCGTGCCAGCAGCACCGCACCGGTATCGAGCCCGGCGTCCATCTGCATGATCGTGACGCCGGTTTGGGTGTCGCCGGCCTCCATCGCACGTTCGATCGGAGCCGCACCACGCCAGCGCGGCAGCAGCGAGGCATGCACATTGATGCAGCCATGGCGTGGCATTGCGAGCACTGCCGGCGGCAGGATCAGGCCGTACGCCGCAACGATCATCAACTCCGGTTGCAGTGTGGCGAGCTCCGCCTGCTCCTTCGCGCCCTTCAGGGAAGCAGGCTGGTACACGGCCACGCCGTGGCTGTCCGCCAGTTGCTTGACCGGCGGCGGTACGAGGCGCCGGCCACGCCCGGCCGGACGATCGGGCTGGGTGTACACCGCGACGATCCTGCACAACGCGGAATCGAGCAAGGCCTGCAGGATCGTGGCAGCGAAGTCGGGTGTGCCGGCGAAGACGCAGCGCACTGGCGATGTGCTCATCGCACGGGCTCGCTCACGCTCATGCGGGCTGTCGGTGCAGCTTTTCCAGCTTGCTGCGGATGCGCTGGCGTTTCAGGTTGGATAAATGGTCGACGAAGAGCTTGCCGTCCAAGTGGTCCAGTTCGTGCTGGATGCACACGGCGAGCAGGCCATCCGGGCGCAGTTCGAACGCCTTGCCGTCGCGATCGAGCGCGCGCAGCACGATGTTTTCGGGGCGCTGCACCGGTTCCTGGAAACCCGGTACCGACAGGCAGCCTTCGGTGAACTCGCGCATTCCGCCGGGCAGCACGGTTACCTCGGGGTTGATCAGCACCAGTGGCTGGTCGTTGTCTTCGGAGACATCCATCACGACGACCCGCTTGTGCACGTTGACCTGGGTCGCGGCGAGACCGATTCCCGGTGCGGCGTACATGGTTTCGAACATATCGTCGATGAGTTGCTGCAACGACGCGTCGAAATGTTCGACCGGCCGCGCGATCGTGCGCAGCCGACGGTCGGGGAACTCGAGGATGTCCAGAATTGCCATGGTCCGATCGTGTCTGCTCTGGCGGGATGGGTTGCAGCGTGCCGCAACCGTAGTCACGACATCGAGCGTGTGTCCGTGCGCACAGTCTACCCGAAGCTGCGCTGCGAACTCGCGCACAGGCTGCTCTATACGCAATTTGGCCAGCTTTGACTACACTTCTGCCAACCCCGCTCGGCCATGCCCGGGGGCCGCTTTCCGCGCAGGGACAACGCAATGAAAAAGTTTTTTCTTGGGGTGGTTGTCGGCAGCCTGCTCGCTGCCCGGCTGTTTGCAGCCGATGGCAGCCTGCTGCGCGACGATCATCCTGATGAATACGTC encodes the following:
- a CDS encoding peptide deformylase encodes the protein MAILDILEFPDRRLRTIARPVEHFDASLQQLIDDMFETMYAAPGIGLAATQVNVHKRVVVMDVSEDNDQPLVLINPEVTVLPGGMREFTEGCLSVPGFQEPVQRPENIVLRALDRDGKAFELRPDGLLAVCIQHELDHLDGKLFVDHLSNLKRQRIRSKLEKLHRQPA
- a CDS encoding methionyl-tRNA formyltransferase, giving the protein MSTSPVRCVFAGTPDFAATILQALLDSALCRIVAVYTQPDRPAGRGRRLVPPPVKQLADSHGVAVYQPASLKGAKEQAELATLQPELMIVAAYGLILPPAVLAMPRHGCINVHASLLPRWRGAAPIERAMEAGDTQTGVTIMQMDAGLDTGAVLLARACAISDADSGGSLRERLAGIGRDAILETLEQLIAGRLTPQPQDDRLASHAPKLRREEAVLDWQLPAAVLARRVRAFNPANVCQTTVAGEVLRVWFAEPCAATTVAQPGEIVAAERDGIVVACGDGALRLTHLQLAGARAMDAAALLNGRAALFRPGTLLGAAAGD